In Thalassococcus sp. S3, the sequence AAATGAACTCGGTGGCGTCGCTGACGAATTTCCTGCCGTTCACGGGCTATTCCGCGTCGAAGGCGGCGGCGTTCTCCTTCACGCAGGCCCTGCGTCAGGACTGGGACGAGCAAGGCACACAGGTGATCAGCGTGATTGCCGGGCCGATCAAGACGGACATGGCGGATGCCGCGGGCGTAGGAGATGACGCGCCGCCCGCAAGCGTCGTCTTTGACGGCATTCAAGCCGCTTTGAAATCGGGGGATTTCTTTGTCTATCCCGATGAAGTGGCGCAGGGCGTGGGCGAAGCCTATGCCCCGTTTGCGCGGGCCGTGATGGACATCAGCGCGTGAAGGCAAGCGTGGGCATATCCGGTGCTGGCGATGCGACAAGTCCCTAAGAGAGGGTCTGGCGGACCAGCTGGAAGCGTGCTGGCTCCGCCAGAAATGTCGGACATGCCGCCCGCGCCGACCGAATGCGCTGGCGATGTGTCTTAGGCCTGCGCTGCGATTGCCGCCTTGCGTTTGGTGCCCGGAAACGGGACCAGACGCTCTTTGTCTTCGTCCCAAAGCTTGAGGTTCAGGGCGGCGACGGCCTCACGAAAGTGGATGCGGCGGGGGGCCAGGTCCTCGGGCAGGGCATAGCGCGCCTTGCGCAAATTGTAGCTGGGGATGCGGGCGTTGAAATGGTGCAGATCGTGGCAGGTGATGTTGGCCACGCAGATGTCGAACCAATGGCCGAAATCGAGCGCGGAGCTACCCTGGAGGGCTGCCAGTTGCGGGTCGAGGTCGGGGCGGCGATCCCAATATGTATCTTCGAAATTGTGCTGGAGATAGACGAGGAAGACGCCCAGCATGCCGCCGAGGAACGCGAAGCTGAAATAGACGGCAAGGCCGGTCCAGCCAGAGAGCAGGTAGATGATGCCCACCCAGCCGAGCACCATCAGATTGTGCGCGATCACGGGCCAGATGCCGAATTGCACGGTGTTCTTGGGCCAGCGGTAGCGGATGAAATAGGTAAATGCGGCCCCGAGAGGCACGAGCACGAAGGGGTTGCGGTAGAGGCGATATTGCAGGCGCTCCCAGAACCCCGCCTCCTCCCATTCGCGCAGGGTCATGGTGTGGATCTCACCGGTTTCGCGGTGTTCGAGATTGCCGATATTGGCGTGGTGGAGGTTATGGTTGTCCTTCATCACCTTGTAGGGCGCGAAGGTGAAGGGCGAGAGACCGATGCCCGCCCATTCGTTCTGGGCGCGTGTTTCGAAGAGCGACAGGTGCCCGGTATCATGTTGCAGAACATAGAGCCGGACGGAGGCCACGGCGTGGATGACACCGAAGGGGATCATCACGTACCAGAGGTGAGCATAGGTGATCGCGCCGTAGAGGGACGCGAAATAGACCGCGAAGGTGCCGAAATAGCTGGCGGAGGCGATCTTGTTGTCGCGCTGGCAATAGGTCCGTGTAAATTCGCGAAGGTTCATTCTGCGCCCCCCGTGTTCACGCTTCTTCAAATCTTAACGTCGCAGATAGGAGTGGCTCTGCAGCGCAGCAAGGGCCAAGCCACGCGATTCCGTCCTACCTGCGTCAAAGTGTTAACGCGGATGGTAGGATACGTCACCCTTT encodes:
- a CDS encoding fatty acid desaturase; its protein translation is MNLREFTRTYCQRDNKIASASYFGTFAVYFASLYGAITYAHLWYVMIPFGVIHAVASVRLYVLQHDTGHLSLFETRAQNEWAGIGLSPFTFAPYKVMKDNHNLHHANIGNLEHRETGEIHTMTLREWEEAGFWERLQYRLYRNPFVLVPLGAAFTYFIRYRWPKNTVQFGIWPVIAHNLMVLGWVGIIYLLSGWTGLAVYFSFAFLGGMLGVFLVYLQHNFEDTYWDRRPDLDPQLAALQGSSALDFGHWFDICVANITCHDLHHFNARIPSYNLRKARYALPEDLAPRRIHFREAVAALNLKLWDEDKERLVPFPGTKRKAAIAAQA